The proteins below are encoded in one region of Desulfobacterales bacterium:
- a CDS encoding STAS domain-containing protein produces MAVQQFSITQDADGTFRFKGEVTIHNIEYLKGFLDTTSARSKKITLDMADVSYVDTASLQLLIAFRKSQKAKAKFEIRNVSRELNTLLEISGLKKFLL; encoded by the coding sequence ATGGCAGTTCAGCAGTTCAGCATTACCCAGGACGCCGATGGAACCTTTCGTTTTAAAGGTGAAGTGACTATCCATAATATCGAATATTTGAAAGGTTTTTTAGATACCACATCTGCCAGGTCAAAAAAAATAACTCTCGACATGGCGGATGTTTCATATGTCGATACGGCATCACTTCAACTGCTGATAGCATTCAGAAAAAGTCAGAAAGCGAAAGCTAAATTTGAAATCCGGAACGTTTCCAGGGAATTAAATACCCTATTGGAGATCAGCGGCCTTAAAAAATTTCTTCTGTGA
- a CDS encoding response regulator: MKHIMIVDDSPTIRASVSFCAQNAGYTVTEAADGQDALDKIALMEQDGLIPSLIITDVNMPRMDGITFIKNIKKSDFRYIPILVLTTESEEAMIEKGRASGASGWLMKPFQPEQLLWAIKKLV; this comes from the coding sequence GTGAAACACATCATGATAGTCGATGATTCTCCGACCATTCGCGCATCTGTCTCATTCTGTGCTCAAAATGCCGGATACACGGTTACCGAAGCAGCCGATGGCCAGGATGCACTGGATAAAATAGCGCTCATGGAACAGGACGGATTGATTCCTTCTCTGATCATAACCGATGTCAATATGCCCAGGATGGATGGAATCACCTTCATAAAAAATATTAAAAAAAGCGATTTTCGCTATATTCCCATTCTTGTTCTGACAACCGAGTCTGAAGAAGCCATGATTGAAAAAGGCAGGGCATCAGGGGCATCCGGATGGCTGATGAAACCGTTTCAACCCGAACAGTTGCTGTGGGCAATTAAAAAGCTGGTGTAG